A single region of the Acidimicrobiales bacterium genome encodes:
- a CDS encoding DUF1116 domain-containing protein — protein sequence MNGLLQAPGTVVTVGAPILDEALAAQGVATVPVEWRPPPASSAAAVTAVTRESQVAEANRSAVERMGAVRPRLVDVAPAAEVVGIDRHQLLHAGPPIGWDAASGPLRGAIVGACLYEGWADTPESAEALAASGSIELSPCHDHAAVGPMAGIVSPSMPMWVLDDADGRTSRSTLNEGLGKVLRYGAFDDAVIERLRWMERVLGPVLASGLRRHGPLDMTTVIASMLTMGDEGHNRNRAGTSLLVRALAPDLVRSIDGAGGGGHPADDVADVLAFVAGNDHFLLNAVMGAAKLVADAGAGVTGSTVVTTMARNGTDFGIRVAGTGDRWFTAPAAVPDGLYLGGFGPDDANPDIGDSAITETVGLGGFAMAGAPAIVQLVGGQVGDAAAWTELMYQLTLSEHPVWALPTLGFRGVPFGIDVLRVVRTGVTPIINTGMAGRVAGTGQVGAGLVRPPLACFTAALDALAQELP from the coding sequence ATGAACGGCCTCCTCCAGGCACCCGGGACGGTCGTGACCGTCGGCGCGCCGATCCTCGACGAGGCCCTCGCGGCCCAGGGCGTGGCGACCGTGCCCGTCGAGTGGCGACCGCCACCGGCGTCGTCGGCCGCCGCGGTGACGGCGGTGACCCGTGAGTCCCAGGTCGCAGAGGCCAACCGCAGCGCCGTCGAGCGCATGGGCGCGGTCCGGCCCCGGCTGGTCGACGTCGCGCCGGCCGCCGAGGTGGTCGGCATCGATCGTCACCAGCTGCTCCACGCCGGTCCGCCGATCGGCTGGGACGCGGCGTCCGGCCCGCTGCGGGGTGCCATCGTCGGCGCCTGCCTCTACGAGGGTTGGGCCGACACGCCCGAGTCGGCCGAGGCCCTGGCCGCCTCCGGGTCGATCGAGCTGTCGCCGTGCCACGACCACGCCGCGGTGGGGCCGATGGCCGGCATCGTGAGCCCGTCGATGCCGATGTGGGTGCTCGACGACGCCGACGGCCGCACCAGCCGCAGCACCCTCAACGAGGGCCTGGGCAAGGTGCTGCGGTACGGGGCCTTCGACGACGCGGTCATCGAGCGCCTGCGCTGGATGGAGCGGGTCCTCGGGCCGGTGCTGGCGTCCGGCCTGCGCCGTCACGGGCCGCTCGACATGACCACGGTGATCGCCTCGATGCTGACCATGGGCGACGAGGGGCACAACCGCAACCGTGCCGGCACGTCGCTGCTGGTCCGGGCACTCGCCCCCGACCTGGTCCGCAGCATCGACGGCGCGGGCGGCGGCGGGCACCCCGCCGACGACGTCGCCGACGTCCTGGCCTTCGTCGCCGGCAACGACCACTTCCTGCTCAACGCGGTCATGGGGGCGGCCAAGCTGGTGGCCGACGCCGGCGCCGGGGTGACCGGATCGACGGTCGTGACCACGATGGCCCGCAACGGCACCGACTTCGGCATCCGGGTGGCCGGCACCGGCGACCGATGGTTCACCGCTCCCGCAGCCGTGCCGGACGGGCTCTACCTCGGCGGCTTCGGCCCCGACGACGCCAACCCGGACATCGGTGACTCGGCCATCACCGAGACGGTCGGGTTGGGCGGGTTCGCCATGGCGGGCGCCCCGGCGATCGTGCAGCTGGTCGGCGGGCAGGTGGGCGACGCGGCGGCCTGGACCGAGCTGATGTACCAGCTCACGCTGAGCGAGCACCCGGTCTGGGCCCTGCCCACGCTCGGGTTCCGGGGCGTGCCCTTCGGGATCGACGTGCTGCGCGTCGTGCGCACGGGGGTGACGCCGATCATCAACACCGGCATGGCCGGCCGGGTGGCGGGCACCGGACAGGTCGGTGCCGGCCTGGTCCGCCCACCGCTCGCCTGCTTCACCGCCGCGCTCGACGCCCTCGCCCAGGAGCTTCCGTGA
- a CDS encoding FAD binding domain-containing protein codes for MKPPPFTYHRPGTVEEAARLLADLGDGAKVIAGGQSLVPLLNFRLASPEHLVDVNAVAGLDELAIGDGGVEVGATVRTARLLRDPAVAAAHPLLVEATGWIAHGVIRNRGTVCGSLTHADPAAELPAVLALLDGSVEAVAWRGGALARRSVGAADLFDGPLMTTLDPDELVVAATFPALAPGTGWAVEELARRQGDYALAGVVLAVSVDGDGTPIGGRAAYLSCAPTPVVVDLTPALTDGTVYDLVAAALDPTGDIHASGEYRRHLAATLTVRGVARARERAHLRPAAPSPRQIAFENPPMAGGSTQFHGDAHEVVVTVNGVVRSARVPARRLLSDMLRHDLRLTGTHVGCEHGVCGACTVLLDGEPVRSCLTFGVMAEDARITTVEGLAGPGGELDPVQRAFRECHGLQCGFCTPGFLLLATDLLARQPDPSDDEIAEALGGNLCRCTGYVNIVRSVRRAAELLAQPADVEEARP; via the coding sequence GTGAAGCCGCCGCCGTTCACCTACCACCGGCCAGGCACGGTCGAGGAGGCGGCGCGGCTGCTGGCCGACCTCGGCGACGGAGCCAAGGTCATCGCCGGTGGGCAGAGCCTGGTGCCGCTGCTCAACTTCCGTCTGGCCAGCCCCGAGCACCTGGTGGACGTCAACGCCGTGGCGGGGCTCGACGAGCTGGCGATCGGCGACGGCGGGGTCGAGGTGGGCGCCACCGTGCGGACGGCCCGGCTGCTCCGCGACCCGGCGGTGGCGGCCGCCCATCCGCTGCTGGTCGAGGCCACGGGGTGGATCGCCCACGGCGTGATCCGCAACCGGGGGACGGTGTGCGGCTCGCTGACCCACGCCGATCCGGCCGCCGAGCTGCCCGCGGTGCTGGCGCTGCTCGACGGCAGCGTCGAGGCGGTGGCGTGGCGCGGCGGTGCCCTGGCCCGCCGGTCGGTCGGGGCCGCCGACCTGTTCGACGGGCCCCTGATGACGACGCTCGATCCGGACGAGCTGGTGGTGGCGGCCACGTTCCCGGCGCTGGCGCCCGGCACGGGCTGGGCCGTCGAGGAGCTGGCCCGCCGGCAGGGCGACTATGCCCTGGCTGGCGTGGTCCTGGCCGTGTCGGTCGACGGCGACGGCACCCCGATCGGGGGGCGGGCTGCCTACCTGTCCTGCGCCCCGACGCCGGTCGTCGTCGACCTGACCCCCGCCCTCACCGACGGCACGGTCTACGACCTGGTGGCCGCGGCGCTCGACCCGACCGGCGACATCCACGCCAGCGGCGAGTACCGGCGGCACCTGGCGGCCACGCTCACGGTCCGCGGCGTCGCCCGGGCGCGGGAACGGGCTCACCTCCGCCCCGCGGCCCCCTCCCCGAGGCAAATTGCGTTCGAAAACCCGCCTATGGCGGGCGGATCGACGCAATTTCACGGGGATGCGCACGAGGTGGTGGTGACCGTCAACGGGGTCGTCCGGTCGGCCCGGGTGCCCGCCCGGCGGCTGCTGTCCGACATGCTGCGCCACGACCTGCGGCTCACCGGCACCCACGTCGGCTGCGAGCACGGCGTGTGCGGTGCCTGCACCGTGCTCCTGGACGGCGAGCCGGTCCGGTCGTGCCTGACCTTCGGGGTGATGGCCGAGGATGCCCGCATCACGACGGTCGAAGGCCTGGCCGGCCCGGGCGGCGAGCTCGACCCGGTGCAGCGGGCCTTCCGCGAGTGCCACGGCCTGCAGTGCGGCTTCTGCACCCCGGGGTTCCTGCTGCTGGCCACCGACCTGCTGGCCCGGCAGCCCGACCCGTCCGACGACGAGATCGCCGAGGCCCTGGGCGGCAACCTGTGCCGCTGCACCGGCTACGTCAACATCGTGCGCTCGGTCCGCCGGGCCGCCGAGCTGCTGGCCCAACCGGCCGACGTCGAGGAGGCCCGCCCGTGA
- the cutA gene encoding aerobic carbon-monoxide dehydrogenase large subunit — MTTQWFGERVERREDQRLLTGTGRFLDDAGHDALAVAFVRSPYAHARITGVDVADTLDVDGLVGIYTWDDLPGRLADPLPLLIPHPDLTQPRTQYALAHGEVNHVGEAIVMVVAVDRYVAEDVADRIVVDYEALPAVVGLDAARRAEHLVHHDVPGNVAAVTTQELGDARAAIAAAPRMLELDLAMERSLSSPLEGRGVHARWDADDQRLRIRTSTQTSTGVRAAVANILELPDVAVEVITPDVGGGFGTKVLHPYPEEVLVPWAARLLGREVKWVEDRYEHFVSATHERGQQHHVRVGFDDDGVILGLEVEFWHDTGAYSPYGIVLPIITATQLPGPYRHRHYRVTFTSLYTNTVTCTPYRGAGRPQGCFVMERTVDRIAAELGLDRTEVRSRNLIGPDEFPYDLQMTFQDGRPLIYDSGDYPAALERIKELVGWDGFAAEQEAAAAEGRHLGIGLACYVEGTGVGPYEGGHVHVETNGRVMVATGLTSQGQGHETVLAQIVADELGVDMADVYVTTGDTRRFPYAVGTYASRAAVMSGNAVALAARAVRAKAVRVAADALEAAPDDIEIAGGIASVRGTPSRGIPLSQVAVLSNPLRYSFSKEAQAATQFAAPADPDVAPVPDDEEPGLEARDYYSPVRSTFASGIHAAVVEVDRATGTVDVLRYAVVHDCGRLINPMIVEGQIHGGVAQGVAGALLERLVYDDAGNLNNATFMDFLMPYVSEVPPMAIAHLETPSPLNPLGIKGAGEAGVIPGSACLAAAIEDAVGVRIERMPISPPELWAQLQEHSLKENAPYGVISLQRRPT, encoded by the coding sequence GTGACCACCCAGTGGTTCGGCGAGCGGGTGGAGCGCCGCGAGGACCAGCGCCTGCTCACCGGGACCGGCCGGTTCCTCGACGACGCCGGGCACGACGCGCTCGCCGTCGCCTTCGTGCGCAGCCCGTACGCCCACGCCCGCATCACCGGCGTCGACGTCGCCGACACCCTCGACGTCGACGGGCTGGTGGGCATCTACACGTGGGACGACCTGCCGGGACGCCTGGCCGATCCGCTGCCCCTGCTGATCCCGCACCCCGACCTGACGCAACCCCGCACCCAGTACGCCCTGGCGCACGGCGAGGTGAACCACGTCGGCGAGGCGATCGTCATGGTCGTGGCGGTCGACCGCTACGTGGCCGAGGACGTGGCCGACCGCATCGTCGTCGACTACGAGGCCCTGCCCGCGGTCGTCGGCCTCGACGCCGCCCGCCGCGCCGAGCACCTGGTGCACCACGACGTGCCCGGCAACGTCGCCGCCGTCACCACCCAGGAGCTGGGCGATGCCCGTGCTGCCATCGCGGCCGCGCCCCGGATGCTGGAGCTCGACCTGGCGATGGAGCGCTCGCTGTCGTCGCCGCTGGAGGGGCGCGGGGTCCACGCCCGCTGGGACGCCGACGACCAGCGCCTGCGCATCCGCACCTCGACCCAGACCTCCACCGGCGTGCGGGCCGCCGTGGCCAACATCCTCGAACTGCCCGACGTGGCCGTCGAGGTGATCACCCCCGACGTGGGCGGCGGCTTCGGGACCAAGGTCCTGCACCCGTACCCGGAGGAGGTGCTGGTGCCGTGGGCCGCCCGCCTGCTGGGCCGCGAGGTCAAGTGGGTCGAGGACCGCTACGAGCACTTCGTGTCGGCCACCCACGAGCGGGGCCAGCAGCACCACGTGCGGGTCGGGTTCGACGACGACGGCGTGATCCTCGGTCTCGAGGTGGAGTTCTGGCACGACACGGGCGCCTACTCGCCCTACGGCATCGTCCTGCCGATCATCACCGCCACCCAGCTGCCCGGGCCCTACCGCCACCGCCACTACCGGGTCACGTTCACCTCGCTCTACACCAACACGGTCACCTGCACGCCCTACCGGGGTGCCGGGCGGCCGCAGGGCTGCTTCGTGATGGAGCGGACGGTCGACCGCATCGCCGCCGAGCTGGGCCTCGATCGCACCGAGGTGCGGTCCCGCAACCTCATCGGCCCGGACGAGTTCCCCTACGACCTCCAGATGACGTTCCAGGACGGGCGCCCGCTGATCTACGACTCGGGCGACTACCCGGCGGCACTGGAGCGGATCAAGGAGCTGGTCGGCTGGGACGGGTTCGCCGCCGAGCAGGAGGCCGCGGCGGCCGAGGGTCGGCACCTGGGCATCGGGCTGGCCTGCTACGTCGAGGGCACCGGCGTCGGTCCCTACGAGGGTGGGCACGTGCACGTCGAGACCAACGGCCGGGTCATGGTGGCCACCGGGCTGACGTCGCAGGGCCAGGGCCACGAGACCGTGCTGGCCCAGATCGTGGCCGACGAGCTCGGGGTCGACATGGCCGACGTCTACGTGACCACCGGCGACACCCGCCGGTTCCCCTACGCGGTCGGCACCTACGCCAGCCGGGCCGCGGTCATGAGCGGGAACGCGGTGGCCCTGGCGGCCCGGGCGGTGCGGGCCAAGGCTGTCCGCGTCGCCGCCGACGCCCTGGAGGCGGCCCCGGACGACATCGAGATCGCGGGCGGCATCGCCTCCGTGCGGGGCACGCCCAGCCGGGGCATCCCGCTGTCCCAGGTGGCGGTGCTGTCGAACCCGCTGCGCTACTCGTTCTCCAAGGAGGCCCAGGCCGCCACGCAGTTCGCGGCGCCCGCCGATCCCGACGTGGCGCCGGTGCCCGACGACGAGGAGCCCGGCCTCGAGGCCCGCGACTACTACTCGCCGGTGCGCTCGACGTTCGCGTCGGGGATCCACGCCGCGGTGGTGGAGGTCGACCGGGCGACGGGGACGGTCGACGTGCTCCGCTACGCGGTGGTGCACGACTGCGGGCGGCTCATCAACCCGATGATCGTCGAGGGCCAGATCCACGGCGGGGTGGCGCAGGGCGTCGCCGGGGCGCTGCTCGAGCGACTCGTCTACGACGACGCGGGCAACCTCAACAACGCCACCTTCATGGACTTCCTGATGCCGTACGTCAGCGAGGTGCCGCCGATGGCGATCGCGCACCTCGAGACGCCCTCGCCGCTCAACCCGCTGGGCATCAAGGGGGCCGGCGAGGCCGGCGTCATCCCGGGTTCGGCCTGCCTGGCCGCCGCCATCGAGGACGCTGTCGGCGTACGCATCGAGCGCATGCCGATCTCCCCACCCGAGCTGTGGGCGCAGCTCCAGGAGCACTCTTTGAAGGAAAACGCCCCGTATGGGGTCATTTCCCTTCAAAGAAGGCCGACATGA
- a CDS encoding SRPBCC domain-containing protein, whose protein sequence is MRLNLSVPAPPEGWNALTDPAVLAASIPGCRSATPGPDGLRLVVDVAVAAVRGLWAGTVVPVDADAVRIAGSGEPGTVDVVVRADPDRTTLTVEGTVDGPLAAVGSTLLAAAVRRLATDTLVRAGR, encoded by the coding sequence ATGAGGCTCAACCTCTCCGTCCCGGCTCCCCCGGAAGGTTGGAACGCGCTCACCGACCCTGCGGTGCTGGCCGCGTCAATCCCGGGGTGCCGCTCCGCGACCCCCGGTCCGGACGGCCTGCGCCTCGTGGTCGACGTGGCGGTCGCCGCCGTCCGGGGTCTGTGGGCCGGGACTGTGGTGCCGGTCGACGCCGACGCCGTGCGCATCGCCGGATCGGGCGAGCCCGGGACGGTCGACGTCGTCGTGCGGGCCGACCCCGACCGCACCACGCTCACGGTCGAGGGAACGGTCGACGGTCCCCTCGCCGCGGTCGGTTCGACGCTCCTCGCCGCCGCGGTCCGCCGCTTGGCGACAGACACGCTGGTGAGGGCCGGACGATGA
- a CDS encoding carbon-nitrogen hydrolase family protein codes for MKPFVAAGLQVAPVAGPLGPDTIAANVSAALAMARRCVDATGAALVVAPETVTTGFDPGPGLDAGALWDLVAPIPGPLTEDAQKLAADLGIHLAWPTYEAGPERGVVFNSVAIVGPSGDVLGVYRKTHLFPGERRWGTAGDDVLVVPTDLAHLGCIVCFDGDFPELVRIEAGLGAQVVLRPSAFLRAADIWELTTRARAYDNHVYVVAPNAVGVDSGNSVYFGNSLIVGPTGEVLARGTSQPGWVSATIGVDPMATISPGSSVRQGFDHLAERNLPLYRRYREVLEAEAQAPFPLERPS; via the coding sequence ATGAAGCCGTTCGTCGCCGCCGGGCTCCAGGTCGCACCGGTCGCCGGGCCGCTCGGCCCCGACACCATCGCGGCCAACGTCTCGGCCGCGCTGGCGATGGCCCGGCGCTGCGTGGACGCCACCGGCGCCGCCCTGGTCGTGGCGCCCGAGACCGTCACCACCGGCTTCGATCCGGGCCCGGGGCTCGACGCCGGCGCCCTGTGGGACCTGGTGGCGCCCATCCCCGGGCCGCTCACCGAGGACGCCCAGAAGCTCGCCGCCGATCTGGGGATCCACCTGGCGTGGCCCACCTACGAGGCCGGCCCGGAGCGGGGCGTGGTCTTCAACTCCGTGGCGATCGTCGGTCCCTCCGGCGACGTGCTCGGGGTCTACCGCAAGACGCATCTCTTCCCCGGCGAGCGGCGCTGGGGCACAGCGGGCGACGACGTCCTCGTCGTGCCTACCGACCTGGCTCACCTCGGGTGCATCGTCTGCTTCGACGGCGACTTCCCCGAGCTGGTGCGCATCGAGGCCGGGCTGGGGGCGCAGGTCGTGCTGCGTCCGTCGGCCTTCCTCCGGGCCGCCGACATCTGGGAGCTCACCACCCGGGCCCGCGCCTACGACAACCACGTCTACGTGGTGGCGCCCAACGCGGTCGGGGTCGACTCCGGCAACTCGGTCTACTTCGGCAACTCGCTGATCGTCGGGCCGACCGGCGAGGTGCTGGCCCGGGGCACCAGCCAGCCGGGCTGGGTCTCGGCGACGATCGGCGTCGACCCGATGGCCACGATCAGCCCCGGGTCGTCGGTCCGCCAGGGCTTCGACCACCTCGCCGAGCGGAACCTCCCCCTGTACCGGCGCTACCGCGAGGTCCTCGAAGCCGAGGCTCAGGCGCCGTTCCCCCTGGAGCGGCCATCGTGA